Below is a window of Cardiocondyla obscurior isolate alpha-2009 linkage group LG13, Cobs3.1, whole genome shotgun sequence DNA.
CTTTTACatcaattgtaaaattacagaCACAATCGGAATTGGCAGTACTGAATAGAAAGATGCAGCAGTGCATACAAAACTTGGAAAAGTCAGAAGAAAGACGTTCGTCGGCTCAAGTAAAACTTGCACAAGCCATGGAAACTGCTGAAGATGCAAAACGGTATAGATACAAACAGATTTTATTCcataaagtatttattttttttaattatacataactGTAATAACAAATGTTTCATATTACCtgtttaatattgcaaattatcataaaaattattcttactCAGCATCTGCAAAGTTCTGGAGAACAGGAGCAAACAAGATGAAGAGAGGATGGACCAATTGATGGCACAGTTGAAGGAAGCGAGGCTCATCGCTGAAGATGCCGACACGAAATCGGATGAGATTTCGAGAAAATTGGCGTTCGTCGAAGACGAGCTTGAAGCGGCGGAAGAAAGAGTTAAATCGAGCGAAGCGTACGTTTCTCTAAATATAGACTGCGTTCTTTTCAACCGAGCCTTTGCTCACCTCGCTCTATTTTcagtttaaacattttacaaTGTATTGTATTCTTTAAAACGTTTCACTTTTtacatacaaatatttattaaatcgtatGCAtgaaggtttttttttatttattaaaaaaacgtgATTAATGCagatgaatattatattttaggaAAATTCTCGAGAGGGAAGATGAGTTATTTATCATCGGCAACATATTCAAATCTTTAGAGGTTTCTGAAGAAAAAGTACATATCTTTTTACAgtaataagtttaatttttttttatatttaagaaataagaaatataagaaCGTTCTGTTTGTTACAGGCTAATCAAAGGGTAGAGGAATTTAAAGCGCAGTTAAAggaattaaaagtaaaactgaAAGCTGCGGAAAGGCGTGCCATAACTGCCGAGAAAACTGTTAAAATATTCACGAAAGAGTTGGACAAGAGAGAAGGTAATTGTAtgcagattaaaaattttcagagcttgtaaaaattattattaattaatatcgcctTATGTTGTAGATTATCTgctaaaagaaaaggaaaaatacaaatacatCTGCGACGATTTGGACTCAACGTTCTCGGAGTTAACGGGATATTAAAACagattttgcaaattaatcgtttaatcacatcgttaattaaagaacTCGCATTGCATAAAAGCATAAAGTTTCACGGCTACTGAATGTCTTAATTGTAAGGTTGCCCAGAAAATCGACTCTAATGTTATTTTACAcgatatcaatttatttaatcgattcTACGATCGACACAATGCATCGAAATGCCGCACCACAGATTTAATacagtttaaatttaatcgacaaTTCGTTTTAATCGTATAATCTCCGATCGCAGAACGGAGAAAGAATTTGCAAGCTTCTTCGTTTCGTGGAGCTTCCGCGACGATTTTTACGCAATCTTACGTAACGATTGGACCGTTCGCGCCACACTCGCACCGCTAAGTTTTTCCCTCCTCTACAATGTCGTAATTAATTGTAGTTACATGACAATAACAATTGTCCATTTGATTTGTTCTCTCGCCCCTTTCCGTTCATTTGTGCAACAATTAAAGTATATTCTCCGAGCTGCACGGATTA
It encodes the following:
- the LOC139107649 gene encoding tropomyosin-2, translated to MNAIKKRLQMLKLEKDLAMDKADSCDQQAKEANRKEEKLKDEVRELAKKLIQMEHDLEVSKAQLVKSNRDLEIKERLYIVTQSELAVLNRKMQQCIQNLEKSEERRSSAQVKLAQAMETAEDAKRICKVLENRSKQDEERMDQLMAQLKEARLIAEDADTKSDEISRKLAFVEDELEAAEERVKSSEAKILEREDELFIIGNIFKSLEVSEEKANQRVEEFKAQLKELKVKLKAAERRAITAEKTVKIFTKELDKREDYLLKEKEKYKYICDDLDSTFSELTGY